A portion of the Pseudopipra pipra isolate bDixPip1 chromosome 1, bDixPip1.hap1, whole genome shotgun sequence genome contains these proteins:
- the CD83 gene encoding CD83 antigen, with protein MYLCFAVWCLIHGTSVEVAVRCAEEALLPCKVLQDTSITYQTASWYKMAGDGKGIAWEVLDVESRYPKELGGSLELSNDTFFSLRIKNVTSQNSGIYKCTLGEQNGEHNLSSTVTLKVTGCPGIEKEKFKKYKSELFMLTCLGIFYLLLIFFTCTCLRKESMSPSYQKTRPDMKHMLTLINVHEMTTFQDLNSNSACKNELTSSSV; from the exons ATGTACCTGTGCTTTGCAGTTTGGTGCTTGATCCATGGGACTTCTGTGGAAGTTGCTGTAAGGTGTGCTGAAGAAGCACTCCTGCCCTGTAAGGTTCTTCAGGACACCTCAATCACCTACCAGACAGCATCTTGGtataaa ATGGCTGGAGATGGCAAAGGAATAGCATGGGAAGTCCTTGATGTGGAATCTCGTTATCCAAAAGAACTTGGGGGGTCCTTGGAGCTCTCCAACGACACCTTCTTTTCACTGAGGATCAAAAATGTTACCAGCCAAAACAGCGGGATATATAAGTGCACTTTGGGGGAACAGAATGGGGAACACAATCTAAGCAGCACAGTCACATTAAAAGTAACAG GTTGCCCTggaatagaaaaagaaaaatttaaaaagtacaAGAGTGAGCTCTTCATGCTGACTTGCCTGGGGATTTTTTACTTGCTGCTCATCTTCTTTACCTGT ACATGTCTAAGAAAAGAGAGTATGTCTCCCAGTTACCAAAAAACCAGACCAGATATGAAACACATGCTCACCCTCATCAATGTACATGAAATGACAACTTTCCAGGATTTAAACAGCAACAGCGCTTGCAAAAATGAGCTTACTTCAAGTTCTGTCTAA